GCGGTGCTTGATTTTGAGGTAAAAGCACCTGGAGTAGAAGCCAAAATTGGAAGTGGGATGTCAGAGATGCTCATTACCGCACTCCATAACACGGGTAAATTTATTGTCCTGGAACGGGACAATAAGGCATTTCAAGATATGTTAAAAGAACAGGATTTAGGAAAAGCGGATAGAATCAAACCAGAAACTGCGGCTAAATTTGGTGAAATACTTGGGGCTCAAATTTTAATTAAGGGTGCAGTTACAGAATTTACACAGTTTGAATCAGTCAAAGGCGTTGGAATCTTTGTTAAAGGTGTTACACTTGGTGGTGGTGGCGTCCTCACCGCCCAGGTAGCCGTTGATATCAGGATGTTTGATGCCTCTACTGGTGAAATTATTGAATCACATCGAACTGAACAAAAGGCAAATACGCTTATAGTTGCCGGTGGAGTAAAGGTAGGTGATGTAACTATTGGTGGAGTTGATTTTCATAAAACCCCCTTAGGTAAAGCTACCCGTCAAGCAATTGAAGATATGGTAGGTTTTATTGAGGGACAATTAAAGGCTAAACCATGGGAAGGAAGAATTGTTACGGTAAAAGATGAAAGGCTCATTATCAATGGTGGAATAGATGTCGGGATTAAAACTGGAGATAAAATGGAGGTTTGGACCATAGGAGAAGAATTAATTGACCCGGTTACCGGTTTATCTCTTGGTAGAGAAGAAGGACAAAAAATGGGGACAATTGAAGTCATAGAAGTAAAGGAAAAATATTCTGTAGCAATAATTACCACTGGCACTGGATTTAAACGGAATGACCTGGTGAAGATGACAAAGTAAAATTTTCAACCTAACAGGAGAAAGGAAGTTTCACGCAAAGCACGCAAAGAACACAAAGGGAAATAAGGGAAAAATTACATTTGCGTCCTTTGCGTGCCTGGCGTGAAACTTCCCCTGAAAATAGGAAGTAGAGAGTAGAAAGTAGAGAGTAGAGAGAAAATCTTTCCTCCACCTGTTTTTTTCCTATTTTCATTCTTCGGTTGTGAACCAACGGTTCATGAGCATTCTCCTGAAAATATCCGCAGATTACGCAGATTAGACAGATTTCTTCCTTTCTCCGTTTCCCCGTTTCCCCCTTTCTCATCTGCCCTCTGCCTTCTGCCCTCTGTATTTATCCGTGCTAATCCGTGTTAATCAGTGGCTGAATTGTTACCCTTAATTTTTCCGTATGTGTTTAGCTTCTTCATAAAGATAATAGTGCTAAGTTTACATTTTAGGTTCAACCTATATTTGTCAACATAGCTTGCATTAAGCCCTTTGTCGAATTTTTTCCCCCTGTGCGATTAGACTAATTCATCGCAGAGACGCAAAGGAAAAATAAATGTAAAATAGGAAATGAAAAATGGGAAATTTTAGCACTTCGCCAGACTCATTACCTTTCAGTTATACATTTTCATTTTACATTATCCATTTTACATTTAACCGCACAGGTGGAATTTTTTTATCTTCATATTCATCCCATCCTCTTTATCTATTCTCCCATCTTTGCAACCCTGTCAAAATTGTTCAGGATTGAGTTTTTAAGATGGGCAAGGTCATCAAGATTGCCTTTGTAAAATATCCCTACAGAAGTCAGCCCATATTTTGGTGGTGGATAGTTGAGA
This genomic interval from bacterium contains the following:
- a CDS encoding CsgG/HfaB family protein, translating into MNKIFLKWANVGVMVSLSIILSFKMIEGAEKEKTSKGNEGTSTTSYFGPKKRVAVLDFEVKAPGVEAKIGSGMSEMLITALHNTGKFIVLERDNKAFQDMLKEQDLGKADRIKPETAAKFGEILGAQILIKGAVTEFTQFESVKGVGIFVKGVTLGGGGVLTAQVAVDIRMFDASTGEIIESHRTEQKANTLIVAGGVKVGDVTIGGVDFHKTPLGKATRQAIEDMVGFIEGQLKAKPWEGRIVTVKDERLIINGGIDVGIKTGDKMEVWTIGEELIDPVTGLSLGREEGQKMGTIEVIEVKEKYSVAIITTGTGFKRNDLVKMTK